TCAGCGTCACCCAGTAATGCTCATCTGGGCTGAAGGTGTCTCTGGACCACTCCAGCAAGTCTTTGGCCACCGGGTCCTTGAGGACAAACTCCACAAACGGTCTCGTCAAAGAGTAATAAGCAGTCCCAAAGTAAATTGTCAGACTGTGTGGAGGCGGTCCCTTCTTTTGACCTTTGCCTTTTGGTGCCACATGGGTGCCCTTTACCTCCTCATACTGTAACTCTGTCCTGTGCTTCATAGTGGGTGGCTGCTTGATTCCCGGCGTCATGTTCCTGTCTTTCCATTTGGATTCTTGCATGTACCGGACTAACTCCAGGTTGCTCTGGATGGGGAAGTCCTGGCCGCACAAATTTATAACTCTTTTCCATTTTATGGGAGACTTCACCAGATCTTTCATGCAGTTGATGTCAGCTTGCAGACGGGAAAAGCCAGCGTAGGTCACCTTTTCGTTGACGGACGCCAGGAAGACGTTCGAGAAGCACGCAGATAGGTTTCGGACGCTCGTCTTGTATTCTTCCGGCGCTTTATCATCGATGTGAATGCAGTAGACGTTCTGCGGTGCGTAGATGGCTCTCAGTAGCCGCACAAACGTTTCCAGCTCTTTGTGAATGGTGATGATGAAAGCCAAAGGAAAGTCTTCCTCTTCTTTGCTCAGCGGCACCATAATGAAATGCAGCTCTGACTGCAAAAGAGTGCAGTTTGTGTCCGGTTTAGGCACATAGCTGATTTTCTTACAGTCTTTTCGCTGCCATTTAAACCCGGGAGTCGCAGGTGGAAGAATGTCACAGGTCTTGGAGGCTAGTGGGGATTGGCTGCTCAGGTCAGTCGTAGGAAGAGGTGCATTGGATATTTTGGCTTTCAGGTAGATGGCAGAACATATTAGGATACAGATTCCAAGGCAGAAGAGAAAACTGCACTTGGTGTTCTCAAGCTGGACCATAATAGTCCAACATCTGAAAAGCAGCTATAGACTTCCTGAAACAGAACAGAAGagcatattgtgaaatatttacaatttaaaacatctCTTTTGTATTTTCCATTTcttttttataatgtaatttattcctgtgatgcaaagctgaaattttcagcatcattactccagtcttcaggcacaagatcctcaagaaacatatatatatatttttttaggattctttgatgtattgaaatttcaaaagaacagcgtttatttgaaaaagaatttaaaatttTGTAGCAATGTAAATGTCtaaactgtcacttttgatctatttaatgcatcattgctgaataaaagcattaatttccttgaaaaagaaaataaatgattctgaccccaaacttttaaacagtagtatatatatatatatatatatatatatatatatatatatatatatattttttattatttgttaatgttaatttgttaattcattattacgttcattcaaaatgcattatatttctTTCATTTATACAGCTTCAAATGTTACCATTATGTGCTTGCTAATATATGCAacttacattattattattaaagactgTAAAAGTATTGTTATTGCCTTAGTTATTGCCTTAATGTTACATATATACGATTTTAGTGTTAccacttttgttttgttatttaagtcatttctaaaaaaaaaaaaaaaaaaaaaagcaaataaacataaaattgtctAATTCAGCCTTCAAACAATGACATAAAGGTGGACaatgtttaataattttgtCACAATACTGGAATTTTCAACTTCGATGCGATACCTTGAAAAATACAGATATTCAATACCattttcaatatttcatttgttACTTCAATTGTttctttattctattgtatttaagtttttcaagtgggtctaacagtagtattcacaaaaatgaaagtaatcaaatgtaaaatgacaCTGGAGATTTTTCAtagtaaaaattaaatacagattaatgcttacaattaaagttacaaaagttattcaagAGCAGCGAGTGATTTTATCTTCATCTTTTGTACTTTGCctaacatgacagacagcagcaggtttattaggccgctgtcactttaagagctgatgCACacatccaatatactgttacacaacatTTAATACTATTTAAGTTGTTAATAGttccaaaactgactgtgttcACCTAAATACTTGCCAAGACAGGCGTTTTGACATAATTTATATGTATTTGACCATTTAAGCACAGTAAGCCATGAAAAAGAAGTCAATTTTGGTACTCGCAAGCTTTTTCAGAGGCGGCTTTATGAGAGCACCACTTATATAGATCGGTGGTGCACGCacttttggtgtgtgtgtgtgagaaaccTGTGTGAATGACTAAAATGATGTGCAATACAAGCACTGTTCAACCGGAGCAAATGAGATGAGTAAGTGAGGAGGCGGGTGTGTCGAAGAGAAGAGAGCAAGAATGCGCAGCTGGTATCGGTGTATCGATAATGCAGAAGATATGTATTGGAACCTTTcaagatatttcagtatcgatacatatcgaaatattaatatttttgacgACACTAATGTGTAATCAACATTAAACACTCCAGCAGCTTTAGAGTAGATGAATGTTTTCTCTCCCCTATCTCTACTGATCATTAAATAATCATATCATTCATATCATTAAGTACATGGATAAACATCTGCAATATTTTTGAACAGGGTGTCTCCATTACTCAGGagtgtttttatttctcataGTGACGCATAGTGATGTAATCCCCTATCATTGCCTATGACAGTGACAACGTTTGCCTTCATATTTCAGTAAGAGGACAAACGTCTTCTCTCCCAGGATATAACTCTCTTGTGTCACTCTTTTCTAAGTGCAACAGCCCTCTGGTTCCTTTTAATAGCACCCCAGAGAGCTGTGTTCACCATGAGGTCTGGTAAAGGTCCCAGTTGCTGGACACAAAGGAGCTGTGGATATCAGTTTTATCTTGGCAGTGTAAGTTGTTTAATGAACCCGCAGGGGCTTATATAGCATGCTGATGTGGTCCATTGACACCTTTTAAAGAATGAAAAGCACACACCGTTCTATCAGCATCGTGTAGTAGTGTTTAGAAGTTTAAGATATGGCTATCAAAATCGATTGTACATTAAAGCCATCTAGACTAGAGGATTgcaaaaaatggttttaaacaATAGGTTTTACATTAACAGTAGCACTTTACAAAAAGTGTtaagtaaggaataattgacatCGGGTCATTGAATTATCAGAAAATAATGCACCCCCAAGGGGGTcatttctaataattcaatggTCCGGAGTGATTTATTCTGCTTACTACGGTTACCACCTCAAGATAGCGTTCAGATGTTGTATTTCcgttgctaattccaaaacGTCATTTCAGAACTTGTAACGGAATCTTGAGGCATTTTATAGCAGACTAATACAGTTATTAACACAGTTGAATGAGAATAAGCATATGTGAATTAGCCTACTTGAGTCTGTGCATTTCTCACGGCAGCAGTGTCTCTACTAACAGCGAAACTGTATGTTTTTCTACCTCAAGAACCACACAGTTGTTCGCTGGTGagtcttttaaaaaggttcAACAATAAGATTTAAGATTTAATAATTCATCTAATACTCacctgaaagctgaataaataaactttccattgatgtatagTGTTCCATGCACTCTTCACAACTGACGTTCATATACTGACTACTGATTGTTTGAATATTTTTgttaagtgtttattttgttaaataaattattcCTTTTCTCTACTTGCCCGTCCGTGTTGCTTCTTGTTAATGTTACAATTAAGAGCCGGTTGTAACATAtagtttgttaggataggacaatatttgcccgagatgcaactatttgaaaatctggaatctgagggtgcaaaaaaatctaaatattaagaaaatcaCCTTTTTAAAATTGTCcaaagtccttagcaatgcatatccactcaaaaaaacatttttgatataATTACGGTAGGAAAATTACAAAAtgtcttcatggaacatgatctttacttaatgtcctaatgatttttggcataaaagaaaaatttggCCCATACAacgtattgttggctattgctacaaatatacccgtgcgacgggtgtgtgtgtgtgtgtgtgtgtgtgtgtgtgtgtgtgtgtgtatatatacatatttgttaattcattattacgtTGTTCAttcaaaatgcattatatttgaTTTATACAGCTTCAAATTTTACCATTATGTGCATACTAATATATGTATCTTATTAGATATATATAGTATTGTTTACTAATATAACATTTCTTTAGAAGGTGTGACTGAGTTTCACTATTGATGTAGTATGTACACTATGCAGGTCAAAAGTGTGGAATAATTAATTTTTGCTCACCATAGCTGCagttatttgattaaaaaaaaatacaataaaacagtaatatatgtgaaatattataatttaaaagaacagttttctgtttggaaataaatataatttattcctgtgatcaaagctgaattttcagtatcattactccagtcttcagtgtcacatgatccttcagaaatcattctaatatgatgattttttttttgaccgATCATGTACAGTGTGTCCCAGCAAAATTTAGTTAGGGTGTTTTatgacaaacaaaaataacaaatcaaAGATGAGGGTTGAAGGGATGGGGGATGAAGCAATGAACCTTTTTGATAGtacttaaatcatttaaaactattttatcaatacattttattattgaatGATTAACTAATTATTCTGCACACAATTTGTGCTATGCATATTAAGGCTTGCTGTGTTTCAAATCATCAAGTAGATCAGTATTACAGGCAGGATGCTGTGGTTTCGGCTAATGTTTGCCAACATCTTTTCAAATCAAAGTCCTCTAAATTTATCTTCTTAATATTTCAGCATAGATTGCTATGTTGATGCTTGCTTGTTTTTTGAAACACACATTTGCACGGATGAACTGATTAAttaatttggattttttttctgtagttgTTGCGCAGTAAATTGAAACTTATAAAGCATATGTTCATCGTGTCATAAGTAAGCCATTTTATTATCCCGGAATGATTAATTAAGGCAGTGTTTAAATGGAACATGAACTTGAATTTTAAACTCATACCTAATCTACAGCGAGACGTACTTAAAGTAGTGCTGTATGAATGTGTCAGGCACTTTGAATAGAAAAACACCTGTGCTGTGCTAGATGTAAGCTTTTATTGGTAATGCATTCTCAGTGCTTTGTATTGAAACATGATTAATGCAGTTTTCGAACTATCTGAGTATTTGTT
Above is a genomic segment from Chanodichthys erythropterus isolate Z2021 chromosome 21, ASM2448905v1, whole genome shotgun sequence containing:
- the gcnt7 gene encoding beta-1,3-galactosyl-O-glycosyl-glycoprotein beta-1,6-N-acetylglucosaminyltransferase 7 codes for the protein MVQLENTKCSFLFCLGICILICSAIYLKAKISNAPLPTTDLSSQSPLASKTCDILPPATPGFKWQRKDCKKISYVPKPDTNCTLLQSELHFIMVPLSKEEEDFPLAFIITIHKELETFVRLLRAIYAPQNVYCIHIDDKAPEEYKTSVRNLSACFSNVFLASVNEKVTYAGFSRLQADINCMKDLVKSPIKWKRVINLCGQDFPIQSNLELVRYMQESKWKDRNMTPGIKQPPTMKHRTELQYEEVKGTHVAPKGKGQKKGPPPHSLTIYFGTAYYSLTRPFVEFVLKDPVAKDLLEWSRDTFSPDEHYWVTLNHIKEAPGSYVDGEWEGNIRAIKWRDQEGTAHQGCKGQYIRDICVFGIGDLPWIIEKESMFANKFETASFPEALDCLELWHRHKVLQHATVPIQPSWRLTTEVEVINSTLILPEGDCV